From Salmo salar chromosome ssa04, Ssal_v3.1, whole genome shotgun sequence, one genomic window encodes:
- the LOC106603492 gene encoding CCR4-NOT transcription complex subunit 8, which produces MPAALADTSQIICEVWASNVDEEMRKIRQIIQSYNFIAMDTEFPGVVVRPIGEFRSTVDYQYQLLRCNVDLLKIIQLGLSFMNEDGEYPPGTTTWQFNFKFNLTEDMYSQDSIDLLQNSGLQFKKHEEEGIDTLYFAELLMTSGLVLCENVKWLSFHSGYDFGYLVKLLTDTRLPEEEHEFFQILNLFFPAIYDVKYLMKSCKNLKGGLQEVADQLELKRIGRQHQAGSDSLLTGMAFFRMKELFFEDNIDDAKYCGRLYGLGSGSTQNQNGISSSSQEETNNKH; this is translated from the exons ATGCCAGCTGCACTGGCAGATACCAGTCAGATTATCTGTGAGGTCTGGGCAAGCAATGTGGATGAGGAAATGAGGAAAATCCGACAGATAATTCAAAGCTACAACTTCATTGCCATG GACACAGAATTCCCCGGAGTGGTGGTTCGACCCATTGGCGAGTTTCGCAGTACGGTAGATTACCAGTACCAGCTCTTGAGGTGCAACGTGGACCTTCTGAAAATCATCCAACTGGGACTGTCATTTATGAACGAGGATGGAGAATATCCCCCTGGAACGACGACATGGCAGTTCAATTTCAAATTTAATTTAAC AGAGGATATGTACTCCCAGGACTCGATAGACTTACTTCAGAACTCCGGCCTCCAATTCAAAAAGCACGAGGAAGAGGGGATTGACACACTCTACTTTGCTGAGCTCCTGATGACATCTGGTTTAGTGCTGTGTGAAAATGTCAAGTGGCTCTCCTTTCACAG CGGGTACGATTTTGGCTACCTGGTGAAGCTGTTAACAGACACTCGGCTACCTGAGGAGGAACATGAGTTCTTCCAGATCCTCAATCTCTTCTTCCCTGCAATCTATGATGTGAAATATCTGATGAAGAGCTGCAAAAACTTGAAG GGAGGACTTCAGGAGGTGGCTGACCAGCTGGAACTAAAGAGGATCGGGAGACAACACCAGGCCGGGTCGGATTCGCTGCTCACAGGGATGGCCTTCTTTAGGATGAAAGAG CTTTTCTTTGAAGACAACATTGATGACGCAAAGTATTGTGGGCGATTGTATGGATTGGGCTCTGGGTCCACTCAAAATCAGAATGGCATCTCAAGCTCTTCCCAAGAGGAAACCAACAACAAGCACTGA
- the gemin5 gene encoding gem-associated protein 5: MSTTPFTMHERLLPASPNWYSSRCSDTNDKGILAFGAKNTIYLVDVTASSSTVVGELVGHRERVSGFSFCQHAGHSHNCASTSDDGTVKFWDTNEKVLVKEHKTHQNTITALHWSPGEKNLVVSGDEKGIVVCYQYNTGESQSFFPEPRNIFCLSCSPHIWHYVAVGYKDGMIVLIDISKKGEVVHRLRGHDDEIHALAWAPLPNEEVLYSRVDDNTGETTNGMTEGKEKGCYLASGSKDQTIRIWSTLKGKGVMTMKLPFLKRRGTGVDPAVKERLWLTVHWPKGKPTQVVSSCFGGELILWDLTKGGKQKWSLLGASSEGQNHSRIVFNMSSVCVQDNKELLLSTSMDREIKCWDLSSLDCCWTLPTLGGFVYTLTFSPVGTGCLALGVGDGMIRVWSTLSIQNKYDTKTFWQGIKSKVTALSWHPTKEGSLAFGTDDGKVGIYDAFSNKPPQVSSTYHRKTVYTLAWGPPVPPLSFGGAGDRLSYSLYSCAGEGLILQHDPWKLAGEATDIDRVIKDTNSIKHKLSPHTDLSWKPDGKVVAIGNEDGSIEVYQAPTLKLLCTIQQHHKIINVLRWHHDHSSLPELQHLLASGSSNALVYVHDLRTVIETPPESPVVMTEAYRSLAGHTAKITGLAWSPHHDGRLVTVCYDGTAQVWDVQKEEGLCNYRGHRGRLLCVQWSPVDPDLVWTGADDFTVQEWAVSKQEFTKPPKTKKTLDQKAKLKAKKKKKATGKGGAKVESLSLIGEGNKRGASPAPGERPSDNEEEEEEEEGSETTSISSVTVSSSSNQMDRPVMEKVQNGGKSLLTVKKEIKKVEKTEVSLKKRKPRSMLPLSTSMDHRPREDLQQDCLNLATVRHSEASPAHCVPGLGDHIQLGLFADRDALYRMFQEEEEGHVEAGHYESAVYLRLWKGDIAGALQVATEKGELSDHLLSVAPMAGYQVWLKTVEVYVKQLCLQEQFLKAASHLLSINKVYEAIDLLKSHQLYREAIALAKARLQPDDPVLKELYTTWAAVLEKDGHLSTAAKCYLAMDSSFDAAKVIAKKNDPVSLKTAASLAKIAGESDLSYSLSLRCAKDLASSQDWLGAQQLLSTHESLLAHRLHYCTIELLTVSLTGTDIVTWTCSSIHPWSGPCKNQDGFLATLRAVWERVFAVSPSNPEILKALHQQLKAIENPLTTPNVPMKQLLILLSLDLTLGAVSWLLGDWGAALEKLLQGVARGNEAGHFLLMSETCRLLFPQGIDSISEHKKMVDPSDVKALAAARSLEAFVCYQDLYHLWWSLSTNTAGAQRDMTNGLHSASENHINGLDGHVTDTPNGDGMGWCVSAQNGDVKMGVRVNACQVLLSEPHATCQATQRAIAEIQQRLASMVHQHSQTQETKDSPGEGQTERPTSAQGSTPTDSQESTDAGQGADTESLPCLIAMVSEHHKELADIPEHVKKYPYPDVLECCLVLLYLSKSSTLVPDHLKNEAVALIRKYGTTSLRKASQRFLS, from the exons AACACCATCACAGCCCTCCACTGGTCCCCCGGGGAGAAGAACCTTGTGGTGTCAGGGGATGAGAAGGGCATTGTGGTCTGCTACCAGTACAACACTGGTGAATCTCAAAGCTTCTTCCCCGAACCAAGGAATATCTTCTGCCTGTCCTGCTCCCCTCACATCTGGCACTATGTTGCTGTGGG GTACAAAGATGGCATGATTGTGCTGATTGACATCAGTAAGAAAGGTGAGGTGGTGCATCGTCTCCGTGGCCATGACGACGAGATCCACGCCCTGGCCTGGGCTCCACTACCCAATGAGGAGGTGCTTTACAGCAGAGTAGACGACAACACAGGTG AAACGACCAATGGGATGACCGAGGGCAAAGAAAAGGGATGTTATCTTGCATCTGGGAGCAAGGACCAGACCATAAGAATCTGGAGCACGCTGAAGGGCAAAG GTGTGATGACCATGAAGCTACCGTTCCTGAAGAGAAGAGGGACAGGGGTGGATCCTGCAGTCAAGGAGAGACTCTGGCTCACTGTGCACTGGCCCAAGGGGAAGCCAACGCAAGTCGTGTCAAGCTGCTTTGG GGGTGAGCTGATCTTGTGGGACCTCACCAAGGGAGGCAAGCAGAAGTGGAGCCTGTTGGGAGCATCCTCAGAGGGCCAGAACCACAGCAGGATCGTGTTCAACATGAGCTCAGTGTGTGTTCAGGACAACAAAGAGCTCCTGCTCAGCACCTCAATGGACAGAGAG ATAAAATGCTGGGATCTGTCGTCGTTGGACTGCTGCTGGACCCTTCCCACCCTGGGGGGGTTTGTGTACACCCTGACCTTCTCTCCTGTGGGTACGGGCTGCTTGGCCCTGGGGGTGGGAGACGGCATGATCCGCGTGTGGAGCACCCTCTCAATCCAGAACAAGTACGACACCAAGACCTTCTGGCAGGGCATCAAGTCCAAAGTCACAGCG TTGTCCTGGCATCCAACAAAAGAAGGATCCTTAGCTTTTGGAACCGATGATGGCAAAGTTGGCATTTACGATGCTTTCTCTAACAA GCCGCCTCAGGTATCCAGCACTTATCACAGAAAGACTGTGTACACATTAGCCTGGGGACCCCCAGTCCCTCCTCTGTCATTTG GTGGAGCAGGAGACCGTCTGTCCTACAGCCTGTATAGCTGTGCTGGAGAGGGCCTCATCCTACAGCATGACCCCTGGAAACTGGCGGGAGAGGCCACAGACATTGACAGGGTCATCAAGGACACCAACAGCATCAAG CACAAGCTGTCACCCCACACAGATCTCAGCTGGAAACCAGATGGTAAAGTTGTGGCCATCGGCAATGAGGACGG GTCCATAGAGGTATACCAGGCTCCAACTCTCAAGCTGCTGTGTACCATCCAGCAGCACCATAAGATCATCAACGTGCTGCGCTGGCACCATGACCACAGTTCCCTGCCCGAGCTGCAGCACCTCCTGGCCTCTGGGTCCAGCAACGCCTTGGTCTATGTCCACGACCTCCGCACTGTCATAG AGACTCCTCCAGAGAGTCCCGTTGTGATGACCGAGGCATATCGGAGCCTGGCGGGTCACACAGCCAAGATCACTGGCCTGGCCTGGAGCCCCCACCACGACGGGAGACTGGTCACCGTCTGTTACGACGGTACAGCACAG GTGTGGGACGTGCAGAAGGAGGAGGGGCTGTGCAACTACAGGGGTCACAGGGGCCGGCTGCTGTGTGTCCAGTGGTCTCCTGTGGACCCGGACCTGGTCTGGACGGGAGCAGATGACTTCACTGTGCAGGAGTGGGCTGTGTCCAAGCAGGAATTCACCAAGCCCCCCaaaa CGAAAAAGACACTTGACCAGAAGGCCAAGTTAAAggccaagaagaagaagaaggcaaCCGGGAAAGGAGGAGCAAAGGTGGAGAgcttgtctctaattggagaggGGAATAAAAGAGGTGCGTCCCCAGCACCAGGAGAAAGACCATCTGacaacgaggaggaggaggaggaggaggaggggagcgaGACCACTAGCATCTCCTCAGTGACAG TCTCTTCATCCAGTAATCAGATGGACAGACCTGTGATGGAGAAAGTGCAAAATGGAGGGAAATCCTTACTCACtgtaaagaaagaaataaaaaaagTGGAGAAAACAG AGGTGTCTCTGAAGAAGAGGAAGCCTCGCTCCATGCTGCCCCTCAGTACCTCCATGGACCACCGCCCCAGAGAAGACCTCCAGCAGGACTGTCTCAACCTGGCCACAGTCAGGCACTCTGAGG CCTCTCCAGCCCACTGTGTCCCAGGCCTGGGAGATCACATCCAACTGGGGCTGTTCGCAGACAGAGATGCCCTCTATAGGATGTTCCAAGAGGAGG AGGAGGGCCATGTGGAGGCAGGTCACTATGAGTCTGCGGTGTACCTGAGACTATGGAAAGGTGACATCGCTGGAGCTCTGCAGGTGGCCACTGAGAAAGGAGAGCTGAGTGATCACCTGCTCTCAGTTGCACCTATGG CTGGTTACCAGGTGTGGCTGAAGACTGTGGAGGTCTATGTGAAGCAGCTGTGTCTTCAGGAGCAGTTCCTCAAGGCTGCCTCCCATCTTCTCTCCATCAACAAGGTCTACGAGGCCATCGACCTCCTCAAGTCCCACCAGCTCTACAG GGAGGCCATAGCCCTGGCCAAGGCTAGGCTACAGCCAGATGACCCTGTGCTCAAGGAGCTCTACACCACCTGGGCAGCCGTGCTGGAGAAAGACGGCCACTTGTCTACTGCTGCTAAATG TTATCTCGCCATGGACTCCAGCTTCGACGCAGCCAAAGTCATCGCCAAGAAAAACGACCCTGTCTCACTGAAGACGGCTGCCAGTCTGGCGAAGATCGCTGGCGAAAGTGACCTGTCCTATTCACTCTCCCTGAGATGTGCCAAAGACCTGGCATCCTCTCAGGATTGGCTGGGAGCACAGCAACTCCTCAGCACACATGAGAGCCTATTG GCCCACCGGTTACATTACTGCACTATTGAGCTGCTCACTGTGAGTCTAACAGGGACAGACATAGTGACTTGGACCtgttcctccatccatccctggTCTGGTCCCTGTAAGAATCAAGATGGCTTCCTGGCTACCCTGAGGGCTGTGTGGGAGAGGGTGTTTGCTGTCTCCCCCAGCAACCCAGAGATACTCAAAGCTCTTCACCAACAACTGAAGGCCATAGAGAATCCTCTGACGACACCTAACGTTCCTATGAAACAG CTTCTGATCCTTCTGTCCCTTGACCTGACCCTGGGTGCAGTGAGCTGGTTGCTAGGTGACTGGGGGGCGGCCCTAGAGAAGCTGTTGCAGGGTGTGGCCAGAGGGAATGAGGCGGGTCACTTCTTGCTGATGTCAGAGACCTGCAGGTTGCTGTTTCCTCAAG GTATCGACTCCATCTCAGAACACAAAAAGATGGTGGACCCCTCGGATGTGAAGGCCTTGGCTGCAGCTCGGAGCCTGGAGGCGTTTGTGTGTTACCAGGACCTCTACCACCTGTGGTGGAGCCTCAGCACTAACACAGCAGGAGCTCAGAGAGACATGACTAATGGACTGCACTCAGCCAGCGAGAACCACATCAATGGATTAGACGGCCACGTTACTGACACTCCAAAtggagatgggatgggatggtGTGTGAGCGCTCAGAATGGAGACGTGAAGATGGGAGTGCGTGTGAACGCTTGCCAGGTGCTGCTGTCTGAGCCCCACGCAACATGCCAGGCCACACAGAGGGCTATAGCAGAGATCCAGCAGAGACTGGCCTCCATGGTGCACCAGCACAGCCAAACCCAGGAGACTAAAGACAgccctggggagggacagactgAAAGGCCTACCTCGGCCCAGGGCTCCACTCCAACAGACAGCCAAGAGTCCACTGATGCAGGACAAGG AGCTGACACTGAATCTCTACCCTGCTTGATTGCCATGGTTTCTGAGCACCACAAAGAGTTGGCTGACATCCCAGAACATGTCAAA AAATATCCATACCCAGATGTTCTGGAGTGCTGCTTAGTTCTGCTATATTTGAGTAAGAGTTCTACTCTTGTTCCTGATCACCTAAAGAATGAAGCAGTGGCCTTGATCCGCAAGTATGGAACTACCTCTCTCCGCAAAGCCTCCCAGCGATTCCTATCTTAA